A genome region from Arachidicoccus soli includes the following:
- a CDS encoding DUF4134 family protein gives MILLDDNMGINISFSDLSRLILVIGACLAIIGAVVIYKKWSLGNHNIENDVLYWGGGILMLIIVQAFIRVMFIGYV, from the coding sequence ATGATTTTATTGGATGACAATATGGGAATAAATATATCCTTCAGTGATCTTTCAAGACTGATACTGGTTATTGGGGCGTGTCTAGCAATTATTGGTGCAGTCGTAATTTATAAAAAGTGGTCTTTAGGTAATCACAATATTGAAAACGATGTGCTGTATTGGGGCGGAGGAATATTGATGTTGATTATCGTACAGGCATTTATAAGAGTTATGTTCATCGGATATGTATGA
- a CDS encoding DUF4134 family protein, translated as MIFMDIMPSGNINDMTNDFANQTFPYLKMLCYATASILGLVAALRVYNLWNINGRRHIHIDAQVIAWIGAAMFLIIATAFVDTVLL; from the coding sequence ATGATTTTTATGGATATAATGCCTTCAGGAAACATAAATGATATGACTAATGATTTTGCAAATCAGACGTTTCCCTATCTCAAAATGCTATGTTATGCAACCGCAAGCATTTTGGGCCTCGTAGCGGCATTGCGTGTCTATAATCTTTGGAATATTAACGGAAGGCGGCATATTCATATAGATGCTCAGGTTATAGCCTGGATTGGAGCTGCCATGTTTCTGATTATCGCAACGGCATTTGTAGATACGGTATTGTTATGA
- the glf gene encoding UDP-galactopyranose mutase, producing MQLSIKNKEYNYLIVGAGLFGSVFAHEMYKRNKKCLVIDRRNHIGGNTYCHDWEGINVHAYGAHIFHTNNEKIWKYVNSFAPFNSFINSPLAMYKGRLYNLPFNMNTFQQLWGVTTPMAAKAEVEKQINEASIKYPHNLEEQALSLVGNDIYQYFIKEYTEKQWGKRANELPPEIIKRIPIRFTYDNNYFNDKYQGIPVGGYNRLTETLLKNIEVRLNTDYISHKSLYNETAEKIVYTGMLDELFDFKLGKMEYRSLKFEHKRIDVSNYQGNAVINYTEGHIPYTRIIEHKHFEFGDQKHTVITQEYPQPFINVKETEPFYPINDNKNNILYKKYRELADKKENLILGGRLADYCYYDMHQVIASALKAVQKESSQL from the coding sequence ATGCAACTTTCTATCAAGAATAAAGAGTATAACTATTTAATTGTCGGAGCCGGCTTATTCGGCTCAGTTTTCGCCCACGAGATGTATAAGAGAAATAAAAAATGCTTAGTAATTGATAGGCGTAATCATATTGGTGGAAATACCTACTGCCATGATTGGGAGGGAATCAACGTTCATGCCTATGGTGCTCATATTTTTCATACTAATAACGAAAAAATCTGGAAATATGTAAATTCTTTTGCTCCGTTTAATAGCTTTATAAATAGCCCCCTTGCCATGTATAAAGGGCGGTTATACAACCTCCCTTTCAATATGAATACATTTCAGCAACTTTGGGGGGTTACAACGCCAATGGCTGCGAAGGCCGAAGTAGAGAAGCAAATAAACGAAGCCAGTATAAAGTACCCTCACAATCTTGAAGAGCAGGCTCTATCTTTAGTAGGTAATGATATTTATCAATATTTTATAAAAGAATATACTGAGAAACAATGGGGAAAAAGGGCTAACGAACTGCCTCCTGAGATTATCAAGCGCATTCCAATAAGATTCACTTACGATAATAACTACTTCAATGACAAGTATCAAGGTATTCCTGTTGGGGGATACAATCGCTTAACCGAAACTCTTTTAAAGAATATCGAGGTTCGTTTAAATACGGATTATATTTCTCACAAATCCCTTTATAATGAAACAGCTGAAAAAATTGTTTATACAGGTATGTTGGATGAATTATTTGACTTTAAGTTAGGAAAAATGGAATATAGAAGTCTAAAGTTTGAACATAAAAGAATTGATGTTTCAAATTATCAAGGCAATGCTGTAATTAATTATACGGAGGGGCATATCCCCTACACTCGAATTATTGAGCATAAGCACTTCGAATTTGGCGATCAAAAACATACGGTAATAACTCAGGAATATCCACAACCTTTTATAAATGTTAAGGAAACTGAACCTTTTTACCCAATTAATGATAACAAAAATAATATTTTATATAAAAAATACAGAGAACTCGCTGATAAAAAAGAGAACCTAATTTTAGGCGGCAGGTTAGCAGATTATTGTTATTATGATATGCATCAAGTTATTGCCTCTGCTCTAAAAGCAGTACAAAAAGAGTCCAGTCAATTGTGA
- a CDS encoding glycosyltransferase family A protein, giving the protein MNSLLNQAFKKWELIIVNDGSTDNTELYIQDVLANVENVRYIKNKKNIGLGCSINKALDSAKYDYISYLPSDDFYFENHLEELYKIFHTSSDAVLVFTGMRYDTNDSLKATNDTETFTVRKGYSLQLVQTAHKKTKDRWVERSEFISEDLFYTFWNKLTPLGNFYALKKITCYWTSHPFQRHKIMSEKYGGNLNFYRGFYHVKTPLKIRVSNYKFVNEEISFSKFINVKRKAKKNGLKILIVGELGYNPERICGIEEAGHTLYGLWLDRPTYSHTNIGPFPFGNIKHINPNNYKEQVKKISPDIIYALLNFAVVDLAYEIMKSFPNIPFVWHFKEGPKLCIDLGKWEKLLNLYSLSDGKIYINEESKSWFEQFMPTSILKTSKIMILDGDLPKIDYFTGGFSKKLSSCKGGVHTVVTGRMIGMPLSDLLILAKNNIHVHVYTESYHENWQGVMDKIKTTIPEHFHIHPHCNSSQWVSELSQYDIGWLHCFNSNNKGNIQLASWDDLNIPARLSTLAAAGLPVIQKNNSNHIVAMQNIVQKYNFGVLFDNANDLSAKLKNKRLLNELTNNIINNRMKFSFDYHVPALVDFFKQIIETKKNNEKRL; this is encoded by the coding sequence GTGAATAGCTTATTAAATCAGGCATTTAAAAAATGGGAACTAATCATAGTAAATGATGGATCGACAGATAATACTGAACTTTACATTCAGGACGTTTTAGCAAATGTTGAGAACGTTCGATATATAAAGAATAAAAAAAATATAGGACTTGGGTGCTCTATTAACAAGGCACTTGATTCCGCGAAGTATGACTACATAAGTTATCTACCGAGTGACGATTTTTATTTTGAAAATCATTTAGAAGAACTCTATAAAATATTCCACACATCGTCTGATGCAGTGCTTGTCTTTACTGGGATGAGATACGACACGAACGATTCTCTTAAAGCTACCAATGATACAGAAACATTCACCGTTCGAAAGGGCTACTCATTGCAATTGGTACAAACAGCTCACAAAAAAACAAAAGATAGATGGGTAGAAAGATCCGAATTTATTTCCGAAGATTTGTTTTATACTTTTTGGAATAAGTTGACTCCCTTGGGAAATTTTTATGCTTTAAAAAAAATAACTTGTTACTGGACGTCTCACCCCTTTCAACGACATAAAATCATGTCGGAAAAGTATGGCGGAAATCTTAATTTTTATAGAGGGTTCTATCATGTAAAAACACCACTAAAAATAAGAGTATCAAACTATAAATTTGTGAATGAAGAAATTTCCTTCTCAAAATTTATAAATGTAAAACGAAAAGCGAAAAAAAATGGTTTAAAAATATTAATTGTTGGAGAATTGGGATATAATCCTGAAAGAATATGTGGAATAGAAGAAGCTGGACATACTTTATATGGTTTATGGTTAGATAGACCAACCTATTCGCATACTAATATCGGTCCTTTCCCTTTCGGGAATATAAAACATATTAATCCTAATAATTACAAAGAACAAGTAAAAAAAATTTCCCCCGATATTATTTATGCCCTATTAAATTTCGCCGTTGTTGATTTGGCATATGAGATCATGAAATCTTTTCCTAATATTCCTTTCGTTTGGCATTTTAAGGAAGGCCCTAAATTATGTATTGATCTTGGTAAATGGGAAAAATTGTTGAATTTATATAGCCTTTCCGATGGCAAAATATATATTAATGAGGAAAGTAAAAGCTGGTTTGAACAGTTCATGCCAACTTCGATTCTAAAAACATCTAAAATTATGATATTAGATGGTGATCTTCCTAAAATTGACTATTTTACGGGGGGATTTTCTAAAAAATTATCTTCTTGTAAGGGAGGAGTACACACGGTTGTTACTGGGCGAATGATTGGCATGCCTCTATCCGATCTATTGATTTTGGCAAAAAATAATATACATGTTCACGTATATACAGAAAGTTATCACGAAAATTGGCAAGGAGTGATGGACAAAATTAAAACTACAATTCCCGAACATTTTCATATCCATCCTCATTGCAATAGCAGTCAATGGGTTTCTGAACTTTCACAATATGATATAGGGTGGTTGCATTGTTTTAACAGCAATAACAAGGGCAATATTCAACTCGCCAGTTGGGATGATTTAAATATCCCCGCACGCCTTTCTACTTTAGCCGCGGCTGGCCTGCCAGTTATTCAAAAGAATAATTCTAATCACATAGTGGCAATGCAAAATATTGTTCAAAAATATAATTTTGGGGTGCTTTTTGATAACGCAAATGACTTAAGTGCCAAATTGAAAAATAAACGACTTCTCAATGAACTTACAAACAATATAATAAATAATAGGATGAAGTTTTCTTTTGATTATCATGTTCCTGCGTTAGTTGATTTTTTTAAACAAATAATAGAAACTAAGAAAAATAATGAAAAAAGGTTATAA
- a CDS encoding peptidase domain-containing ABC transporter, whose amino-acid sequence MKIRQFPCDRQMDMMDCGPACLKMIAKFYGKFYSLQHLRDKCGITKEGVSFLDLSHAAESIGLHTLSIKCSVEDIILKVPLPVIVHWDNSHFIVVYKTNPKLRNVYVSDPAKGYIKYSEEQFSRRWCKKEDGLGALIAIEPQADFYQRQANEKIERKKTLENFLGYFRPYKRSFVNLFIVMLLVTLLQAFLPFISKAVIDVGITTHDIGFINIVLIANIAIYVSILLSNMVRDWILLHVTSRVNIALISDYLIKLMVLPITFFEKKMMGDILQRANDNERIRSFIMNNSLNMIFSTLTFFIFGIILLFYNLTIFGIFLTGSVLYVLWVISFLRLRKKLDWEYFDLISQNQSYWVETISGIQDIKINNYERPKRWKWENIQARLYRVNQRVLNVTNLQNSGAQFINNIQNLMITFFCAKAVIAGEMTFGVMISTQFIIGMLNAPVVQFIQFIISFQFAKISFQRLNEIHQLKDEHEDVGTNPIDLPENKSLIVNNVSFQYSLNGNFVLRNISLLIPEKKVTAIVGDSGSGKSTLLKLILRLYKPSFGDIMIGNMNVNNISLKQWRDKCGAVMQDGKIFNDTILNNVVLDDEKIDYNRLKRALDTANIAAEIEKLPLGYQTMMGEQGRGLSGGQKQRVLIARALYKNPDYLFFDEATNSLDSLNEQKIVEALDNVFKDKTVIVIAHRLSTIRKADQIIVMQNGTVVEIGNHISLMQSKGRYFQLVQSQTDLSTNANVNYPEELN is encoded by the coding sequence ATGAAGATACGCCAATTTCCGTGTGATAGACAGATGGATATGATGGATTGCGGTCCGGCGTGCTTGAAGATGATTGCCAAATTCTATGGGAAATTTTATTCATTACAGCATCTACGAGACAAATGCGGAATTACGAAAGAAGGGGTATCCTTTTTGGATTTGAGCCATGCCGCAGAAAGTATTGGACTTCACACGCTTTCCATTAAATGCTCTGTAGAAGATATAATTCTAAAAGTACCCTTACCTGTTATTGTTCACTGGGACAACAGTCATTTCATTGTTGTATATAAAACAAATCCGAAATTAAGAAATGTGTATGTTTCCGATCCTGCAAAAGGCTATATCAAATATTCAGAAGAACAATTTTCTAGGAGATGGTGTAAAAAAGAGGATGGATTAGGTGCATTGATAGCGATTGAACCGCAAGCGGATTTTTACCAACGGCAGGCAAATGAAAAAATTGAACGGAAAAAAACTTTGGAAAATTTTCTTGGGTATTTCAGGCCCTATAAAAGAAGCTTTGTTAATCTTTTTATTGTGATGCTTCTGGTAACTTTATTGCAGGCTTTTTTGCCATTTATTTCCAAAGCTGTTATTGATGTAGGCATTACAACACATGATATTGGTTTTATTAATATTGTATTGATTGCCAATATTGCTATTTATGTCAGTATTTTATTATCCAATATGGTGCGGGACTGGATATTGCTTCACGTAACTTCTAGAGTAAATATTGCTTTAATTTCCGATTATTTGATAAAGCTTATGGTATTGCCTATTACTTTTTTTGAAAAAAAAATGATGGGCGATATATTACAGAGGGCAAATGATAATGAACGGATCCGTAGTTTTATTATGAATAACTCGCTAAATATGATTTTTTCAACGCTTACTTTTTTCATATTTGGCATCATTTTATTGTTTTATAATCTCACTATCTTTGGCATATTTTTAACTGGCAGCGTTTTATATGTATTATGGGTTATAAGTTTTTTACGTTTAAGAAAAAAGCTGGACTGGGAATATTTTGATTTGATTTCCCAAAACCAAAGTTATTGGGTTGAAACAATATCGGGCATTCAGGATATTAAAATTAATAATTACGAACGTCCTAAACGTTGGAAATGGGAAAACATTCAGGCCAGGTTATATAGGGTTAATCAGCGGGTTTTAAATGTTACCAATTTACAAAATTCCGGAGCGCAATTCATTAACAATATCCAAAATCTTATGATTACTTTCTTCTGCGCTAAGGCAGTCATAGCAGGAGAAATGACTTTTGGGGTAATGATCTCAACACAGTTTATTATTGGTATGTTGAACGCCCCTGTTGTGCAGTTCATCCAATTCATTATTTCTTTTCAATTCGCGAAAATAAGCTTCCAGCGATTAAATGAAATCCATCAATTGAAAGACGAACATGAAGACGTAGGAACCAATCCAATTGACCTTCCCGAAAACAAGAGCCTTATCGTCAATAATGTTTCGTTTCAATATTCCCTTAATGGAAATTTTGTATTAAGAAATATCTCTCTATTGATCCCTGAAAAGAAAGTGACCGCTATTGTAGGAGATAGTGGCAGTGGAAAATCCACACTACTAAAACTGATTCTAAGATTGTATAAGCCTTCTTTCGGCGACATTATGATTGGAAATATGAATGTCAACAATATCAGCTTGAAACAGTGGAGGGATAAATGCGGAGCAGTAATGCAAGATGGCAAAATATTCAATGATACAATTCTGAACAATGTTGTTTTAGATGATGAAAAAATTGACTACAACCGATTAAAGCGTGCATTAGACACAGCGAATATTGCTGCGGAAATAGAAAAACTTCCGTTAGGATATCAAACGATGATGGGAGAACAAGGAAGAGGGTTGAGCGGAGGTCAAAAACAAAGGGTATTGATTGCACGCGCTTTATATAAAAACCCAGATTATCTTTTTTTTGACGAAGCTACCAACTCTTTAGACTCATTGAATGAACAGAAAATCGTGGAAGCGCTCGATAATGTTTTTAAAGATAAAACAGTTATTGTAATCGCGCATCGTTTGAGTACAATACGTAAAGCGGATCAAATCATAGTGATGCAAAACGGAACTGTTGTTGAGATTGGTAATCATATTTCATTAATGCAGAGCAAAGGAAGATATTTTCAATTGGTGCAGTCCCAAACTGATTTAAGCACCAATGCAAATGTTAATTATCCTGAAGAGTTAAATTGA